The Canis lupus familiaris isolate Mischka breed German Shepherd chromosome 19, alternate assembly UU_Cfam_GSD_1.0, whole genome shotgun sequence genome contains a region encoding:
- the PLEKHB2 gene encoding pleckstrin homology domain-containing family B member 2 isoform X2 — MAFVKSGWLLRQSTILKRWKKNWFDLWSDGHLIYYDDQTRQSIEDKVHMPVDCINIRTGHECRDIQPPDGKPKECMLQIVCRDGKTISLCAESTDDCLAWKFTLQDSRINTAYVGSEVLYDETTVASSPPPYTAYATPTPETYGCGPYSGAYPPGTQVVYAANGQAYAVPYQYPYAGLYGQQPANQVIIQERYRDNDSDLALGMLAGAATGMALGSLFWVF, encoded by the exons gTACTATTTTGAAGCGTTGGAAGAAGAATTGGTTTGACTTGTGGTCGGATGGTCACCTGATCTATTATGATGACCAAACTCGGCAGAGCATTGAGGATAAGGTCCATATGCCAGTAGACTGCATTAATATCCGCACCGGGCACGAGTGTCGGG ATATTCAGCCTCCGGATGGGAAGCCAAAAGAATGTATGCTGCAGATTGTTTGCCGAGATGGGAAAACTATCAGTCTTTGTGCAGAAAGCACAGATGATTGTTT agccTGGAAATTTACACTCCAGGATTCCAGGATAAACACA GCTTATGTTGGCTCAGAAGTCCTGTATGATGAAACAACTGTGGCTTCTTCCCCACCTCCTTACACAGCCTATGCCACACCAACCCCTGAG ACATATGGCTGTGGTCCATACAGTGGTGCGTACCCACCAGGAACTCAAGTTGTCTATGCTGCAAACGGGCAGGCTTATGCTGTACCCTACCAGTATCCATATGCAG gactttatgGACAACAGCCTGCCAACCAAGTCATCATTCAAGAGCGGTATCGAGACAATGACAGTGATCTGGCTCTGGGCATGCTGGCTGGAGCAGCCACGGGCATGGCCTTAGGGTCTCTGTTCTGGGTCTTCTAA
- the LOC102151183 gene encoding signal recognition particle 19 kDa protein-like has product MACASVRSLAEQDRFICIYPTYLNNKKTIAEGRRIPISKAVENPTATEIQDVCSAVGLNVFLEKNKMYSREWNCDVQYRGRVWVQLKQEDGSLCFVQFPSRKSVMYAAEMIPKLKTRTQKTGGGDQSLQQGEGSKKGKGKKK; this is encoded by the coding sequence ATGGCGTGCGCCTCCGTGCGGTCCCTGGCTGAGCAGGACAGGTTCATCTGCATCTACCCCACGTACCTGAACAACAAGAAGACCATCGCCGAGGGCCGGCGCATCCCCATCAGCAAGGCTGTTGAAAATCCTACAGCTACTGAGATTCAAGATGTGTGCTCAGCAGTCGGACTTAATGTAttccttgagaaaaataaaatgtactctaGAGAGTGGAATTGTGATGTTCAGTACAGGGGCAGAGTCTGGGTCCAACTCAAGCAGGAAGACGGCAGCCTCTGTTTCGTACAGTTCCCATCACGTAAGTCAGTAATGTATGCAGCAGAAATGATACCTAAACTAAAAACAAGGACACAAAAAACAGGAGGTGGGGACCAAAGTCTTCAGCAAGGAGAgggaagtaaaaaaggaaaaggaaagaagaagtgA